The Dokdonia sp. 4H-3-7-5 genomic interval ATTTTTGCAAAAAAATCACACTCATTTGTAGTGTACTATTGTTATGGATTTAAAACTTTTATATTTACTAGCATCTATGGGAGTTATAGGTGTTATTGCAGGTGTGTATCACCTTGTGTCTGGGCAGTATCTTGTAATGAGTCTTTTGTCAATAACCACTAGCTTATTTTTTATAGGCCTAGCTTATCGCGATTACTATAAAGGAAAGCGCTTTTAGAGATTAGACTTGATCTCTAGTAGTTGTGCCTTTACAGCTTCTAGTTTTCTTATAATATCAAAATTTGATAATATTTCTTTTTTACCTTCTTTGAGGTGCGTCTTTGCACCATCAAGCGTAAAGCCACGTTCCTTTACTAGATGATAAATAAGCTCTAGATTTTTAATATCTTCTGGAGTAAATCTCCTTGTACCCTTAGCATTTTTCTTAGGAGCGATGACATCAAATTCTTTCTCCCAAAAACGTATCAAAGAAGCATTTACATCAAATGCTTTTGAGACTTCTCCTATTGTATAGTATAATTTTTCTGGAAGATCTATATACATTAATCGAGTGATTGATTTTCTATAGATGACGCAGTGAGCATAAGATCATATTCCTCTGGAGTAAGATCATTATGGTAAAAGTTCACAGGATTAACTACGGTGCCGTTTTTCCACACTTCATAGTGCAGGTGAGGACCAGAAGAGAGCCCAGTATTACCTACATATCCTATAATCTCACCACGTTTTACGTTTTGCCCCACGGTAGCTTTGTACTTACTCATGTGCGCATAATACGTTTTATAGCCAAAACCATGCTCTATAATTACCATTTTACCATACCCGCTTCCTAGTCCTACTTTAGTGACTTTTCCATCACCAGTGGCATAAATTGGCGTACCAGGAGGAGCTGTAAAGTCCATCCCGTTGTGCATTTTACGATATTTTAAAATAGGGTGAACTCGCATTCCGTAGCCAGAGGCTACTCTAG includes:
- a CDS encoding MerR family transcriptional regulator; protein product: MYIDLPEKLYYTIGEVSKAFDVNASLIRFWEKEFDVIAPKKNAKGTRRFTPEDIKNLELIYHLVKERGFTLDGAKTHLKEGKKEILSNFDIIRKLEAVKAQLLEIKSNL